Proteins from one Capricornis sumatraensis isolate serow.1 chromosome 2, serow.2, whole genome shotgun sequence genomic window:
- the DIRAS3 gene encoding GTP-binding protein Di-Ras3 codes for MGNSCFGLKERLMKRLRPLPTVIVIRTCLPQRRSRDFRVVVLGSAGVGKSALVQRWVRGNFREAYLPTIEDTYRQALGCSHKAGALHITDTTGGRRYRGLQRLAIARGHAFILVYSITRKQTLEELKPLYELIRQLKGNNPQKCPVILVGNKCDESRREVSEKEGAAYACEWNCAFLETSAKMNINVQELFQLLINFEKKPAAAAAAPAGTQPPQKKSQIPKTAEKLLGKCIVM; via the coding sequence ATGGGCAACTCCTGCTTCGGCCTCAAGGAACGCCTGATGAAGCGGCTGCGGCCTCTGCCGACTGTGATCGTCATCCGCACCTGCCTGCCCCAGAGAAGGAGCAGAGATTTCCGCGTGGTGGTGCTCGGCTCGGCCGGCGTGGGCAAGAGCGCGCTGGTGCAAAGGTGGGTGCGCGGCAACTTCCGTGAGGCGTACCTGCCGACCATCGAAGATACCTACCGCCAGGCGCTAGGCTGCAGCCACAAGGCGGGTGCGCTGCACATCACCGACACCACCGGTGGCCGCCGCTACCGGGGCCTGCAGCGCCTTGCCATTGCCAGGGGTCACGCCTTCATCCTGGTTTATTCTATCACCAGGAAGCAAACCCTGGAGGAGCTGAAGCCTCTCTATGAGCTGATCCGTCAACTCAAAGGTAACAACCCGCAAAAGTGCCCCGTCATCCTGGTGGGCAACAAGTGCGATGAGAGCCGTCGGGAGGTGAGTGAGAAGGAAGGTGCTGCCTATGCGTGCGAGTGGAATTGCGCCTTCTTGGAGACCTCGGCCAAGATGAATATCAACGTCCAGGAGCTGTTCCAGTTGCTGATAAATTTCGAGAAGAagcctgccgccgccgccgcagccccCGCCGGCACCCAGCCTCCGCAGAAGAAATCCCAGATCCCCAAGACCGCCGAGAAGCTGCTGGGCAAGTGCATCGTCATGTGA